Below is a genomic region from Nitrospirota bacterium.
CCGATGGGCCCTGCCGCGGCGCGCGTTCTCGTGGACCAGGTGCGCGTACGGAAACTCCCGGTGCGGGTACTTGTAGAGGTACTTCATGTACGAGTGCGTCGGCGTGTTGTCGAGGTAAAAGTAGTACTCCTTGACGTCTTCGCCGTGGTTGCCCTCGCTGCCCGTGAGCCCGAACAGGCGCTCCTTGAGAATCGGATCGCGGCCGTTCCAGAGCGCGAGCGAGAAGCACAGCCGCTGGTGGTTGTCGGAGATCCCAGCAATGCCGTCCTCGCCCCACCGGTAGGCGCGGGAGCGCGCCTGCTCGTGGGTCAAATAGTCCCAGGCCGTGCCGTGGGGGCTATAGTCCTCGCGCACCGTTCCCCACTGCCGCTCGCTCAGATACGGTCCCCAACGTCGCCAGTGGGCCTTTTTCGTCCGCGCGTCTTCGAGGCGTTGCTCTTCCTGCGTCATGGCCACACCATCCTTCTGCAAGAGGGCCGAAGCGTCCTGGTCACGAGACGAGGGCGTAGTCGGCGGATCGGCGATTCCGTACGATCAGCGGATCGACAATCTCGCCGCAGACGAGACAACGCCTCCCATAGAAATAGCCGTGACCAGAGTCATCCAAGAGGTCGTAGCACTGATCGATCACCATCAAACCATTGCAGCGTGGACACGGCATGGCATCCCTCCTGAACGTGCGCCTTCGCGCAGATCGCGGGACAACGCTGAGCCATCCCCCGCGTGCGCGACTCTCGATGACATAGTCCGAAGCCGTGGCGGTTCGTTACAGTTAGTTGACCGCCAATCCACAAACTCGCTCGCGGGCACTGGGCAACGCCTCTCGCCCGCGGGGGATCCTTTCGTCGGCAGGTCTGTAACATTCTGGCCGTCAGCGAGACCAACTGACGAGTCCCGCTGCACTGTGCGCGGTTACGAGTCCGGCGCGACTTGGAGAACTACCTACGAACGGAGGAGACCGCCCGATGACCCGACGGGAGCTGTGGTACCATGTTCTTAACCACGTGGGAACGAAGGTGACGTGCAAGCACATCACAGAAGTCATCACCGACTATCTTGAGGGAAAACTCGGCCTGGTCGATCGGCTTCGCTTCCAACTCCATCTCGGGGTCTGCCTGGGGTGCCGCCGCTACCTCCGCCAGATGAGACAGACCGTTCATACCCTGGGCCAGTTGCCGCCCGAGCCCATGCCGCCCGCTGTACGCGACGAACTGCTCCGCCGGTTCCAAACCTGGAAAACCACCCGCCCCGGATCCTCCGCGTAACGCTCCTCGCATCGGCACGGACCCAGTATCGCAACCCCGTATGCCGCGTCGATGACGACGCAGTGGTGTTTTGATGACGTCCGCTCACGCCCCCGGCGAGGATCGCGGAGCGTCTCCCTACGGTGAGAGCGGTTCGGCGGCCGACCGGGGATCCAACATACCGCTCCGGCCGCGCGGCGCCGGACGGCTCGGGGAGAGCCCCCGGCTCCCATAGGCGAGGTACATGCGCGCACCGAGCAACGCGACCAAGAGCCCTGCGTAGATCAGCGGGGACCGGATGTCCGCCTTGACCAGCCAGAAGTAGTGTAAGACGCCACCGATTCCGATCAGATAGACCAACCGATGCAGCCTGCGCCACCTCGCCCCTCCGAGGCGCGCAATCATGCGATTGGTTGAGGTGACGGCCAGCGGGATCAGGAGCACAAAGCTTGCCATGCCCACGGTGATGAACGGCCGTTTGATCACGTCCTTCACGATGTCCTCCACGGCGAAGAATTGGTCCACGCCCACGTACATCATCAGGTGAAGGCATCCGTAGAAAAAGGCGAACAGGCCCAGCATCCGCCGGAACAGGATGAGTCGGCTGCAGCCTGGCAGGCGCCGAGCCGGTGTGACCGCCAACGAGATCAGCAGGAAGTTGAGCGCCCAGACCCCGGTTCGCCGGACCGCGGTCTCGATGGGATTCGCTCCCAAGTTCCCGCTCACGCCGTCCCACACCAGCCAGAGCAACGGGACAAGACACAACCCGAAGACCGCCGGCTTGATCCCTGGCGTCGTCCACCCATTCCTGAAGAGCCGCTTATTCATCGCATCCCCTTCCCCCTCGTCTCCTCGCGCGAGCCCCGCAGGAGGTGCTCAAAAGTTCTTGGCCAAGTCCATCCCGGCATACAAGGACGCGACCTGCTCCGCGTAGCCGTTGAACGGCAACGTCTTGCGCTTGATCCAGTCCCCGATCCGGCGTTCCCGCGCCTGACTCCACCGCGGGTGGTCCACGGTCGGGTTCACGTTGGCGTAAAATCCATACTCTCGCGGATTGATCTCGGCCCACGTGGTTCTCGGCTCCCGCTCCACCAGGCGCATCTTGACGATCGACTTGATGCTCTTAAACCCGTACTTCCACGGGACGACCAACCGAAGCGGTGCGCCGTTCTGGTTGGGCAGGACCTCCCCGTAGAGCCCGACTGCCAGGATCGTCAGGGGGTGCATCGCCTCGTCCAACCGTAACCCCTCGACGTACGGCCAATCGAGGATAGGCGATCGTTGACCCGGCATCTGCGTGGGATCGTACAGGGCGGCGAACTCCACGTATCTGGCCTTAGAGGTCGGCTCTGCGCGCCTGATCACCTCGGCCAACGGAAAGCCCACCCACGGAATCACCATCGACCAGGCCTCCACGCAGCGCAGCCGGTAGACGCGCTCCTCGAGCGCGTACGGCTTGATGAAATCTTCCAGCGCGTACACCGCCGGGCGCCTGACCTCGCCCTCCACTGCGATCGACCACGGTCGGGGCTTGAAGTCCCTCGCGAGTCGGGCGGGGTCCTGCTTGTCGGTGGAGAACTCGTAGAAGTTGTTATAGGACGTCACGCTGACGTACGGGGTCAACGCCTCGTCGGTCCCATAGGGACCTTTCGTGACGCCATCCAACTTTGCACCCGCCTTGGCCGGCGTGGGGCTCAGGCATCCCGGAATCAGGGTCATGGCGGCTCCGGCCACGGCGAGGCGCCCAACCGACTCCAGGAAACGGCGGCGGTTCATCATGTAGACGGCATGAGGCGTGATGTCGGATGACTTCACATCAGGTGCGCGCCGAATCAGCATGGATCCCTCGTGTCCGGTCGCCTGGCCTAAGCCCAGGCTGTGTGATACGGTACCAAGGCCACATCACACCGTCATCGCGCAGAGATGACGTGTTTGCGACATCCAACCCCGGCCTACCATCCCCATCGCAGCGCCCACCAGAGCGCCACGAGCTTGAGGCGTGCGACCGCCCCTAACGGTTGTGGGAGTGTATACATCGCCGCTCACCTTCTCTCGTCCCGTGTTGGGGTCCTTGCCTGTCCGTGTCCCATTTCCTCGGAGTCGAGGAGTGTGCGGGGCCTGCCCGTCCTGGGATCAGCCCACATTCCCGACCCCTCGACCCTCCACCCTATTGTCGCGGAGCCGCTCGAAACGTTACGGAGGTTGACATCCAGGACGAAGACACGCAACTAGCCGTAAGCAGGGCACAGGCCGCCTGAATAGACGACGGTCATGGTTTCTTAAGCGCTGAGTCTCGCCATGGCGCGCGACTCTCGCCCGGCCGATGGCCCGCTCACGCGAGCGCGATTTTCCGGCGAAACCGCGCCAGAGCGACGGCGAAGAACGCCGCGCACTCTAAACTTTGCAGTTCCAGCGTGACGGAGTCCTGCTCAGAACGAGCCACACAAGAATGAACGAAGGAGATGGTTGCTTCCCGAGAATCCTCGAGAGTCCACTTGGACGATTGTCCCAACCCGCTTGTGCTAGATTCGTGCTGGAAATCGTCGAAAAGCACAAGGACTGGCGGAATCGCCAGAATCAGTGGAATCGACCCACGTCGCTGTTCTGACAGAGAAAACGGGGAAACCGTCGCAACATCAAGCCCGAAACCAGAACCCGTGTTGTCCGTTCGCAATCAGCAGGTCACCGGTTCGATCCCGGTACCCTCCACCAATTCAAGCACTTATGAATCTTGCACCTGCTGATTTGCACTCAGCAGGTCACCGGAGCTCCCTCCCTTACGTTTTCAAATTCATCTGTGAGCCTTGTAGCTAGGCGTACAGTCGACTGCGTTGGGATTGTGCTGCGCCAGTCGGGTGAGCGTCTATTGCGCCAGGCTGTTCGTCAGGGTGAGATTCGGACTCTCTCGGATGAACGCGCAGCGGCACGCACCGTTGTCGCTTTTCTGATTGGCCTCAACACGGTTTTGAAAGTTGTCCGCGATGAAATGCAACTCTGGGCGATGTGTCGCCAATTCTTGGTCGGGCTGGGAGTTCCGAAGGTAGCTCTGGACCTAACGGGCAGCTGACCGCCGGAGTCCTCAGGCGAGACTAGGCCAGACGTCACCCGCAACGCGTCGTTAGTCAGAAGCCCCCTCGCTGGACGCCTGTTGCTTTAACGCGAAGACAACTTCCGAGAAATACGTCTACATCGACCTCAATTCGTAGATTCGAATGCTCGCAATAAACGGGTTGCTCTTGGCGAGTTTCTCGGCCGCATCAAGACTCTCCGCCTCGATGATGTTGTAGCCGGTAATGGACTCCATGTTCCATGGGAGGTCCTTGGTTCCACTCTTCGAGATTTCTCGACCACCGCTGAACCCACCCTGGTCCACTTGCTGGTCGGCGATCGATTCAAACCAAGTCTGCCAAGCCTTCATGATTTCCGGCGTGGGTTTTTTGAATCCGAAATGCAGCAACATAAACTTTTTCATGTCTCTCTCCTTTGGTTGAAGGGTGTCCTTTGCTTGCGGGAACGGGCTGTCTCACTTCTTCTTTTCCGGCAGAGAGGCCGCATAGCGCACCCCAACGTCGACCCACTGTGCCAACATCCTGTCGTCGGCAAGCCCTTTCGCTTGCACCAGAATCCAGCCCTTCATGGGACGGCCGGACAGGTCGAAGATGCGAGTATACGGCTGGCTCAACGCGCGTTCGGCCTCGTCCGCGGGAAGACGCACGATCAGCTCCAGCCCGTGGACCCCGCAGCACATGTTGCCATTCACTAGAAAGGCCAGACCGCCGAACATCGTTTTCTCGGTCACGTCGCGACGTTTACGAAGCTGCTTGCGAATCCGCTCTGACAGTTGGTCGTCAAACGCCATCAGCTACCGGTCACCCGCGCGCGGCTTTGCTGGATTCTGAGCGGAACGGTGTTCGAGCGTGGCGACGAACGTGGTGCCTCGCTCGACCCACTTCTTGACCGCCTTTTCGGTCCGGGAGCCGCCCGGCCCCACAAAGACGTAACCCCTCATCGGCCGACCCGTGAAATCCATCGGGCGCACGTGAGCTTCACCAAGCGCCGCTTCGTACCGCTCGGGCCCGATGCGCGCCACAAGGTCGTGCTTGATGATCCCGCAAAACATTTTCCCCTTCAGCAGGAAGGCCACGCCACCGAACATCTTCTTCTCGGTCACGTCCGGTCGGGGCCCCACGACTCGGCGCACTCGCTCAGCGAGCAACTCATCGTAGGCCATCCTCGGCTACTCCTTGCCCGACGGACGCCGCCCGGTCTCGACGTAGTGTTTGAGCCCGGAGAAGAAGCCCTGAATGCCTGCGTTCCACTTCTTCCGGACCATCAGCGCATCCATCAGTTTGCCTACCGGACCGAACTTGAGCTCGTACTCCATCCGCTGGTGCACGATCGTCCCTGAGCTGTCGGGGGCAAGCGTGTAGCTGTGCCTGAGACGGCGGACTGGGAGCGTGCATTCGAAGAGCTCGAATGACAGCGCGCGGCTTGGAATCCAGTCCACGACCCTCTCCGTAAACCACCCACCCGGCGCGAGGTCGCAGCGGCGCGCCGCCCCGGGCCCTTCCCGCGACGACGTGACGATTTCCGATTTCGTGACGCCGGGGTCGTATCGGTCCAGGGCGTCAAGGGACGCGAGCACGGACCAGACCTGCTCGGGTGACGCATCGATCCGGATGGAGTTTTCGAGAATCGTCATCTGGATGCCTCCTTCGTTCTTCGCACCTTGACGCGGTGGGTAGTCCCGCGATCGTCAGCGTGCGGTTCGCTCCACCTGGCGCGGAGTGCCGAGCGAAGCTCGGCTTCCAGCCCCTCACGATCGCGACGAATACGCCGCACGAAGCGGCGGTCAGCGGCTGTTCGCGGGTCGTATTTTGCGCTCCACTCGATGATATCCAGCATGACCGGGAGGAGATCGATCCCCTTTGCGGTGAGCCGATATCGGCCAGTTCCACGCCCGTCACTGCTCGCGACCTTCTCGATCACTCCGTCCTCCTCCAGGCGCGCGAGCCGATCGGCGAGGACGTTGGTCGCGATGCCCTCTTCGGCTCGGAGAAAGTCGGTGTAACTGGTGCGGCCCTTGAACATGAGATCGCGGATGACGAGGAGAGACCACGCGTCCCCGAACACTTCAAGGGCGAAGTGCACGGGGCAGTCGGATTTCCGATGACGACGTCTCACGGGCCGGGATCGAGTTACTTGCTTTTAACAAGTATTGTGTAGCACAACGACTTGCGGAAAGCCAGTGTGAACCAAAAGTGGACGTCTTCGGAGTCTCCGGCACCTAAGGGTGGCCGGACGATTCGCCAGGCTGATGCGTTCTCCATGCCCTCTTGACGCGTCTGTTCGCGGCCCCATATAGTATTGTCATACTTGTATTACAGCTAAACGACGGAAGGAGGTGTCTGATGTTGAAAGCCCGAACCACCCGCGGGCGGGTCGCCGTCACTGTTTCCCTCCCCCCCGCGATGCTCAAGGCCGCGCAAGCCCGCGCACGCAAAGAACGGCGCAGCAAATCCGAAGTGCTGCGCGAAGCGTTCCGGCAGTACGAGGAGCGCGCCCGGACGCTGGAGGCGCTGTACGCGTACGGCGAGCAACAGGCCAAAGAACTGGGGATCACCAGCGAAGCGGATGTGGAGCGCATCGTCAGCGAGTACCGCCGAGAACAAGCCGCCAAGAGCGTATGATCCCTCGGGTGGTCCTCGACACCAACACACTCGTCTCGGCGCTGTTATTCGGCGGAACGCCCCGCGAAGTCCTCAATTGCGCGCACCGCGGCGAGATCCATATGCTCGTTTCGCCGCATATTTTGTCCGAACTCGGCGGCATTCTCCTTCACAAGCTCCAGCGCCCCCTGCCCCAAGTGGAACAAGCGTTGCGGACGGTCGCGGCGCTTGCCACAACGGTGCACCCCACGATCACCCTCTCTGTCATTCCGAACGATGATGTGGACAACCGGATCATCGAGTGTGCGGTGGCCGGTGGCGCCGGTCTTATCGTCACCGGCGATCATGCGCTGCTGCGGCTTCGCCGGTACGAGGACATCGGGATTGTCTCCGCGCGACAGTTTCTGGATGTGCTCAAAGGACTGCGATAATCTCCCTTTTTTGATGAGCCCGATTGTAAACTTCCAACCTGTCTGATTTTTGGGTGCTGCTCAAACCGATCGGTGGGACAACCGAAAACTGTCTCAGCAAAGGGGTTCACGTCACCAGCTTGTGCTAAATTCGTGCTAAAAATCGTTGGGAAAGACAGGCACCGTTGGAATCCAACAAATCACTGGAATGGAGCCACGTCGCTGTTTTGACTAAGAAAACGGGGAAACCGTCGCCACATCAAGCCCGAAGCCCCAACCCATGTTGTCCGTTCGCAATCAGCAGGTCACCGGTTCGATCCCGGTACCCTCCACCATTCCAAGCACTTATGAATCTTGCACCTGCTGATTTGCACTCAGCAGGTCACCAGTAGCTCCCTCCCTCATGTTTTCAAATTCATCTGTGAGCCTTGTAGGTAGGCGT
It encodes:
- a CDS encoding zf-HC2 domain-containing protein; this encodes MTRRELWYHVLNHVGTKVTCKHITEVITDYLEGKLGLVDRLRFQLHLGVCLGCRRYLRQMRQTVHTLGQLPPEPMPPAVRDELLRRFQTWKTTRPGSSA
- a CDS encoding protein-methionine-sulfoxide reductase heme-binding subunit MsrQ; its protein translation is MNKRLFRNGWTTPGIKPAVFGLCLVPLLWLVWDGVSGNLGANPIETAVRRTGVWALNFLLISLAVTPARRLPGCSRLILFRRMLGLFAFFYGCLHLMMYVGVDQFFAVEDIVKDVIKRPFITVGMASFVLLIPLAVTSTNRMIARLGGARWRRLHRLVYLIGIGGVLHYFWLVKADIRSPLIYAGLLVALLGARMYLAYGSRGLSPSRPAPRGRSGMLDPRSAAEPLSP
- the msrP gene encoding protein-methionine-sulfoxide reductase catalytic subunit MsrP, which gives rise to MLIRRAPDVKSSDITPHAVYMMNRRRFLESVGRLAVAGAAMTLIPGCLSPTPAKAGAKLDGVTKGPYGTDEALTPYVSVTSYNNFYEFSTDKQDPARLARDFKPRPWSIAVEGEVRRPAVYALEDFIKPYALEERVYRLRCVEAWSMVIPWVGFPLAEVIRRAEPTSKARYVEFAALYDPTQMPGQRSPILDWPYVEGLRLDEAMHPLTILAVGLYGEVLPNQNGAPLRLVVPWKYGFKSIKSIVKMRLVEREPRTTWAEINPREYGFYANVNPTVDHPRWSQARERRIGDWIKRKTLPFNGYAEQVASLYAGMDLAKNF
- a CDS encoding TfoX/Sxy family protein, with the protein product MAFDDQLSERIRKQLRKRRDVTEKTMFGGLAFLVNGNMCCGVHGLELIVRLPADEAERALSQPYTRIFDLSGRPMKGWILVQAKGLADDRMLAQWVDVGVRYAASLPEKKK
- a CDS encoding TfoX/Sxy family protein, giving the protein MAYDELLAERVRRVVGPRPDVTEKKMFGGVAFLLKGKMFCGIIKHDLVARIGPERYEAALGEAHVRPMDFTGRPMRGYVFVGPGGSRTEKAVKKWVERGTTFVATLEHRSAQNPAKPRAGDR
- a CDS encoding SRPBCC family protein, with translation MTILENSIRIDASPEQVWSVLASLDALDRYDPGVTKSEIVTSSREGPGAARRCDLAPGGWFTERVVDWIPSRALSFELFECTLPVRRLRHSYTLAPDSSGTIVHQRMEYELKFGPVGKLMDALMVRKKWNAGIQGFFSGLKHYVETGRRPSGKE
- a CDS encoding helix-turn-helix domain-containing protein; the protein is MHFALEVFGDAWSLLVIRDLMFKGRTSYTDFLRAEEGIATNVLADRLARLEEDGVIEKVASSDGRGTGRYRLTAKGIDLLPVMLDIIEWSAKYDPRTAADRRFVRRIRRDREGLEAELRSALRARWSEPHADDRGTTHRVKVRRTKEASR
- a CDS encoding ribbon-helix-helix domain-containing protein, with the translated sequence MLKARTTRGRVAVTVSLPPAMLKAAQARARKERRSKSEVLREAFRQYEERARTLEALYAYGEQQAKELGITSEADVERIVSEYRREQAAKSV
- a CDS encoding putative toxin-antitoxin system toxin component, PIN family — protein: MIPRVVLDTNTLVSALLFGGTPREVLNCAHRGEIHMLVSPHILSELGGILLHKLQRPLPQVEQALRTVAALATTVHPTITLSVIPNDDVDNRIIECAVAGGAGLIVTGDHALLRLRRYEDIGIVSARQFLDVLKGLR